In a single window of the Roseiconus lacunae genome:
- a CDS encoding ferrochelatase → MNSPSSSDHEPPYDSFLLVSFGGPEGPDDVMPFLENVLRGKNVPRERMLEVSEHYKSFGGVSPINEQNRQLIDAIRAEFAQHGIDLPIYWGNRNWHPLLPDTLRQMKADGRRRAIAFFTSMFSSYSGCRQYRENIAAAQQEVGEDAPIVEKVRMGFNHPGFIEAVADGLRQSIETLGCAADQATVLFTAHSIPMGMADNCDYVRQLEEACRIVAEQVGATDWKLVYQSRSGPPQQPWLEPDICDEIEAIDDRKKLTHLAVVPIGFISDHMEVLYDLDDEAAELCDKRGIVMSRAATAGVHPGFVSMIRELVQERLGMTTTKQALGTLGPWHDVCPQNCCTYTPRRPVR, encoded by the coding sequence ATGAATTCTCCTTCATCATCCGATCACGAACCGCCTTACGATTCGTTTTTACTCGTTTCGTTTGGCGGCCCAGAAGGTCCGGACGACGTGATGCCCTTCTTGGAAAACGTTTTGCGAGGGAAAAACGTTCCTCGGGAGCGCATGCTCGAAGTCTCTGAGCACTACAAGAGCTTCGGCGGTGTCAGCCCCATCAACGAGCAAAACCGTCAGTTGATTGACGCGATTCGAGCCGAATTCGCACAGCATGGTATCGATTTGCCTATTTACTGGGGAAATCGAAACTGGCACCCGCTGTTGCCTGACACTCTGCGACAAATGAAAGCAGACGGGCGTCGGCGTGCGATCGCGTTTTTTACCAGCATGTTCAGCAGCTATAGCGGTTGCCGGCAATACCGCGAGAACATCGCCGCGGCGCAACAGGAAGTCGGCGAGGACGCCCCGATCGTCGAAAAAGTGCGCATGGGCTTTAACCATCCGGGCTTTATCGAAGCGGTCGCGGATGGGCTGAGACAATCGATCGAAACTCTCGGTTGCGCTGCCGATCAGGCGACGGTTCTATTCACCGCGCACAGCATTCCAATGGGGATGGCGGATAACTGCGACTATGTCAGACAACTTGAGGAAGCGTGCCGTATCGTTGCCGAGCAGGTAGGCGCGACCGATTGGAAACTTGTCTATCAAAGTCGAAGCGGCCCACCGCAACAGCCTTGGCTTGAGCCTGACATTTGCGACGAAATCGAGGCGATCGATGATCGGAAAAAGCTGACTCACCTGGCAGTCGTCCCGATCGGATTTATCAGCGACCACATGGAAGTGCTTTATGACCTTGATGACGAAGCCGCTGAACTTTGCGACAAACGCGGGATTGTGATGAGTCGTGCGGCAACCGCCGGTGTACATCCCGGATTTGTTTCCATGATCCGTGAATTGGTGCAGGAGCGATTGGGAATGACAACAACCAAACAGGCTTTGGGCACGCTGGGCCCCTGGCATGACGTCTGCCCTCAGAACTGTTGCACGTACACGCCTCGGCGTCCCGTCCGATAG
- a CDS encoding aminotransferase class V-fold PLP-dependent enzyme: MRHHWQLNPEIDFLNHGSFGATPRVITQAREVWLEKLEADPIRFLAPERELEPKLDSVRLVVAESVGCAPKDLVFVRNATDGVNAVVQSFPLQAGDDIVITDHGYNACNNAIRYAADRSGATVRVAKIPFPVTGPDDVLRGIEATMTARTRLLVVDHVTSPTGLVFPIDQLIRLARRNGTRVLVDGAHAPGMLPLDLTQIGADYYTANHHKWWCAPKASGFLYVAEAWHDEVRPTVISHGSNLRTEGRSRFHAEFDWPGTYDVTPILCVPEAIDFLGSLVDDGIKGLMQRNHQMALRSRDLLESALKTGDRTPDDMIGSLAAVRLPSAKLNSQSDLSAFKRYLYEKQKIEAPVYFGPGSQPMLRVSLQAYNTLEQVERLADLLTKSL, encoded by the coding sequence ATGCGACATCATTGGCAATTGAATCCAGAGATTGACTTTCTCAACCATGGTTCGTTTGGTGCGACGCCACGTGTGATCACGCAGGCCCGGGAGGTTTGGCTGGAAAAATTGGAAGCCGATCCGATTCGCTTTCTAGCACCGGAACGAGAACTCGAACCCAAACTTGATTCGGTACGATTGGTCGTTGCTGAATCAGTAGGCTGCGCCCCGAAAGACTTAGTCTTCGTCCGCAATGCGACCGACGGGGTTAACGCAGTGGTCCAATCGTTTCCGCTTCAGGCCGGTGATGACATTGTCATTACCGACCACGGATACAACGCTTGCAACAACGCGATCAGGTACGCCGCTGACCGTTCAGGAGCGACGGTTCGTGTGGCTAAGATTCCTTTTCCAGTCACCGGCCCTGACGATGTTCTGCGCGGCATTGAAGCAACCATGACGGCGCGAACTCGTTTGTTAGTCGTCGATCACGTAACCAGCCCAACGGGGCTGGTGTTTCCTATCGACCAACTCATTCGATTGGCACGTCGCAATGGGACCCGTGTCTTGGTCGATGGGGCTCATGCCCCGGGGATGCTGCCGCTCGATCTAACGCAAATCGGTGCTGACTACTACACCGCAAACCATCACAAGTGGTGGTGTGCGCCGAAAGCGTCAGGATTCCTGTACGTTGCCGAAGCGTGGCATGATGAGGTCCGTCCTACGGTGATCAGTCACGGCAGCAATCTGCGGACAGAGGGACGCAGCCGATTCCATGCCGAATTCGATTGGCCGGGAACCTATGACGTGACGCCGATTCTTTGCGTTCCCGAGGCGATCGATTTCCTCGGGTCACTAGTAGACGACGGTATCAAGGGTTTGATGCAACGCAACCATCAGATGGCATTACGGTCACGAGACTTGCTAGAGTCGGCACTAAAAACCGGTGACCGAACTCCCGATGACATGATCGGCAGCCTCGCTGCGGTCAGACTGCCCTCCGCCAAATTAAATTCGCAAAGCGATTTGTCTGCCTTTAAACGCTATCTCTACGAGAAGCAAAAAATCGAAGCACCAGTCTACTTCGGGCCCGGGTCACAACCGATGCTGCGCGTATCACTGCAGGCTTACAACACGCTCGAACAAGTCGAACGCCTAGCAGACTTGCTCACAAAATCACTGTAG